The stretch of DNA AACTGAAGGCTTTGCAGGTCCGTGGCGGAGATGTTGATCCGGACGGAGAAACGCCCGTCCACCAACTGCCCGTCAATCCATTTCCGCAGCTGGTGCACCGCCGTGCGCAGCACCCACAGCCCCAGTTCGGAAATCAGCCCGGCTTCCTCGGCCAGCGGAATGAATTCGTCCGGCATGATCAGCCCGCGGGTGGGGTGGTTCCAGCGGACCAGGGCCTCCACGCCTTCGATCCGCCCGGAGCCGAGTTCCACCACGGGCTGATAGTGCAACGTCAGTCCGTCGGTCTTGATGGCATTCCGGAGGTCCTCCACCAGCTGGCTGCGGAGCCTCCGGACCAGCAGGAGGCCAGGCTCGAACCGGTGCAGCCTGTTCTGCCCCTCGGCCTTGGAGGCGTACATGGCGACGTCGGCCTCCATCAGCATGTCCTCCGGGGTCTGGCCTGCGCCGCCGACGCTTAGCCCGATGCTGGCTCCGCAGCGCACGCTCCGGCCCGGCAGTTCTATGGGTTCATTCAGCGACGCCAGGATGCGGTGCCCCACGATGGCCGCCTGGTCCGCGGAGACCGCCGGCATCACGATCGCAAACTCGTCCCCGCCCAGCCGGGCGACGACATCCGTGCCGCGCACGGCGCCCTGGATCCGTTCACCCACCGTGATCAGCACCTTGTCACCGGCGGTGTGGCCCAGGCTGTCGTTAATGGATTTGAAGGCGTCAAGGTCCATCAGCAGGATCACGGGCCCCTCATCCGCGCTGTCGTCCTCGATGGTGGCCCTCAGGGCGTCGATGAGTGCAGAGCGGTTGGCCAGGCCCGTCAGGGGGTCCTGCATGGCCATTTTCTGCATTTCCAGGTGCGCTTC from Pseudarthrobacter siccitolerans encodes:
- a CDS encoding putative bifunctional diguanylate cyclase/phosphodiesterase; amino-acid sequence: MFADDDPRLSQLLEGIVRLASGDLNSRIDVSEARDELDAIIMGTNLLAEDLQIIYEELEQRVQVRTQLLHEAHLEMQKMAMQDPLTGLANRSALIDALRATIEDDSADEGPVILLMDLDAFKSINDSLGHTAGDKVLITVGERIQGAVRGTDVVARLGGDEFAIVMPAVSADQAAIVGHRILASLNEPIELPGRSVRCGASIGLSVGGAGQTPEDMLMEADVAMYASKAEGQNRLHRFEPGLLLVRRLRSQLVEDLRNAIKTDGLTLHYQPVVELGSGRIEGVEALVRWNHPTRGLIMPDEFIPLAEEAGLISELGLWVLRTAVHQLRKWIDGQLVDGRFSVRINISATDLQSLQFIEDVRSVLKETGVAPEQVVLELTEVAIVKGNELDRYSLGGLRGLGVGIEIDDFGTGYSSISYLRRLPVDRVKVDRSLIHGLGTDPSQPALVAAVLQLVRACGLEAVWEGVETAEQAEILRSLGCLSAQGYYFSRPVPPEQVPDLLAAQPESANP